ATTTTGTTTTCAATTATAAATTGGTATATATTATAATATATATGTGTCTATCAATTTTTAAAACATAATAAGTTTACAGTATATTTTTTTCATTGAATAGATTATTTCAAATTTTCACAAGTATTTGTATCTTCTTCTATATATATATTTTCGGATTATTATTTCATTATTAAAATCATAACTATATATATAAATATTAGTAAAATATTGTTTTATTGTCATATTCAAAAATATTCAAAAATATTGTAACATTTCACAAATTTAGAAATTTTTTAAAAAGTAAACTTTTCGCTTCATAGATTTATATTATCGAGTAAATAATTAAACATTTAGTTTTTGTTTAACTTTTAAAATAAAATATATAGTTTAAAATTTGTTTTCATTGGTTTAAGGTAGTAAAGATTAATCATTGTTAGATAATATGATTTTTGTTATTTAAAAAAAATCTTTATAATTTTAAAAGTTAACATCGATAAATATTTAAATAATTAACATGGAGGTATAGTATTACAACATTAAATTATATCTATTTAATTTATACTATCTATAAATCCAATGGATCATCTATTTTTTAAATCCAATTATTGATAGACCAATAAAAATTTCTTGTAGGTCCAAAATTTAAATGATAAGATTAGAGATTGAATTTAACATGACTTTCTATGAATATGTCTATTATGTTCATTTTTAAAAAAAATCACACATGAATCAATGTTGTGATTTATTTTTTAATATATAAGATATAAGCTATAGACGACAAGATACTATGCAATGTAGTAATGTACGATACGACGGAAATTTGCTTTTTCGATCGAACTTATTATAATGAAATAAGAGCAGGGTTTAGATAATTCTTATTTGTGCGATGTTGACGTAGATCTTAGGTTGGCAAATGAAGCTTGTACGCCCGTGCCAATCTATAGTAATTTTCTTATGTAGTTCGTGTTTCCATGTAGAGTCGATTGATCATTGATGTAGTTTAGAAACGAATGTATACTGTACATACACTTAATAAAATTTGCGGAGGTTCGACGATATCATATCATTCTCTCATAGATAGATGTCCTAGGTATTAAATTGGCAGTAGATGTCCTAGGTATTAAATTGGCAATAGCCAATAAAAACAAAGAAATAAAGATTAAAGTAATATCTGAAAAAACAATACGTCCACTAAATTAGTGGAAACTTTGGACTTTGCTTGCTTTATACTCTTATGCATACACTTCATTATTAGATGGTCCACCTTTATGTTTTCTATAAGTTTTAAGAAAGGTGTTTTTAGATAATATATTAATGTAAAAAAAAAAGAAGATAATATATTAATTTTTGATAAAAAGTATATTGTTTATCATAAAAGTTTAGAAATAATAGATGTACACATGTTTACATATGCCCGTTGTTTTCTTTATTGAAAGCTAACAGTCCTTTAACACCGTTGACATATAATCACATGTTAATCGGCGAAAGAAAAAGTTCCCATTAGAGAACTGATGATGAATGACAACTAACTTGGTGCTTTATCGACGGACGAGGTAGTTCATTGGTAAGGATCTTGTGGGCTAATTGTCATGCTCACGGGTTCGATGCCAGGCGGAGGCGAATTGTCCATTCTGTCACCAAATGCGGTACTAGGTGTTTGGCCTTGTTTCCAGCCCAGGTAAAACCTTCCCGGGTGAAGTGGACCGCTGACTAACCGGGCCCAGGGGAATGATCCACGTAAGTGGGGAACCCCTGGATTATCAAAAAAANNNNNNNNNNNNNNNNNNNNNNNNNNNNNNNNNNNNNNNNNNNNNNNNNNNNNNNNNNNNNNNNNNNNNNNNNNNNNNNNNNNNNNNNNNNNNNNNAAAAAAAAAAAAAAAAAAAAAAAAAAAAAAAAAAAAAACTTGGTGCTTTATTCCAATATTTGATACATAATAACATCTTAGCTGGTTTCTTATTTTGAAAAGTAACATTTTTTAAAACAAATCGTTAAATAAAATATGTCCTTAAACGAGCATAATTTTTTTTTAAATATAGTATATTATTTACGAAGGGTGATTAAATTATGGATTATAAATAATTTTTTGGGAATTCCCTAAGAGGTTGCATGAAGAGATCAGATATATAGTTTTTGAAGCGAACCACAAGGATAGCACATCATTGTGTTTTATATCGTCGAACTGGTATAGGTATGAAGTTTAATTGGCCTACTAAAACGATAGAAGATTATATTCACAGAGATTAATTAATACCGTTCATCATAACATATATCCACTATATTTCCTTCAATTTTCTTTTACATTGCGAGAAGTTATGCGCCGAATTTTCCTTTGATCTATACATTGGTTTCTTTCCTTCTTAGATTGTAACCTTCCAAATATGTTGAAAGCTAGGTCTTATTTGTGTGCGTGTAATATATATATGTTAGTCGATTCACCTAAAGAAAACAACAAACCTTCCTATATTTACCATGTACTCTGAGTTTCTAGCTAATGTTTTGAATTAACAGTTTGTATCATTATGCAGGCTATATTCTTAAAATTTGGAACCGCAGATGTGAAACAATGAGTGATGTGAGAAAATCGTGCATGGGCTTGAAATATAGCGTGCCTTATTGCAGGGGACAATGTAGATCAATTTTCCATGCATGTCTCATCTGGCTCTCAAAATTTTCAATACTAATATGGCATTTGCAACAATAATCATATATATTATGAAAATTTCTAAGCGTATACTAGGAGTGATGATTGAGGATAATGATGATGACTATATGGGATTTTATCTGCGTTACAAGAAATCAAGGACGCATGCAACTTTTTCATCATTTTGCCCTTTCTTCAACTACCATCTAAATTTTTAACTTATTATAAGGTATATTGCTTCTCGTTCCTAAAATTGTTTTAAAGTGGAAGTGTGTTTTATTTCAGAATTTTTTTACTTTACATTAATTTGTTGTATATCATTGATTTAAAACAGTGTGCCAGGTCCGTCCCTGCCATAAGGCAACTAAAGCATATGCTTTAGGCCACAATATATAGAAGAAATATTAAGGCTACATATCACCAAATATTAGCTAGGTCAAATGGTTAACAAGTTTGAATTGAGTTAAGATACCATAGTTCAATCTTCCTTTTGTCCAATATATAGAAGACAAATTAAGGCCACATATCATCAAATATTAGCTAGGTCAAATGGTTAACAAGTTTGAATTGAGTTAAGATACCATAGTTCGATCCTCCTTTTGTCCAATATAGTTTTTATTTTAACCATTTGATTACTTTTTACACTTTTGTACTGGTTTGGTGTTAGTGTATTACTATATATTGTTGGTATTTATATAATAGGCCACACAATTTTTTTAATGCTTTAGGCCACCCCAAATTATGGGACGGCACTGCAGTGTGCCATTGGTATTCGCGCATACATAAATCTCAAACCGAAAACTATAGATCTAAAAAACCTCAAAACCGACCAGCTGTTGTTCTACAGAATCCATGAGTTTTATAGAAGTTCAGGTCGAATTTAGAACCTATTTTCAAATTTATAAAACAAATATGAAATAACTTCAAGTATCAGTTCAGGTTTGAATCTTATAAGACGAACTAATGATGATAAAACTAATTTCTAATTATTTCAAATTAATTTGACTTGAAAAAGTATCCAGTTTTATTTCAAAGTGTTTAGTACTACCATTAAGTATTTACTATTTAGTGTTTCCATCAGAGAAAACTATCAGTTTGATAAATATTTAAGCATATGGTTATACAAGTCAAAATATCTACCATGGAGTCCTAGACCGCTCACATCCGTCTAAGCCTTTTAGAATGTTAACTTTTTGTCAACCTATTTTCAACTGATTGAACCAAGCGCACAACGTAAGATGCTCATGTAGATGCCTAATAAGAGAAATTCTAATAGGGGTTCTCAAATAAAGTATTTTAGGTATATGCCTCTATTTATATTTTATTAAGAGGTTCTCTTGATTTTGAAAACCCCAAACAATATTTGATAAAAAAAAATTATGTTTTGAGAACTCCTATTGGAATGGCTCTAAGCAGCATATTCTGGAACACTTAGAAGCTTTTGTCAAAAGTGCGAGTAATACTAGTTTTCTAGAAAGTAAAAAAGTAAACGCTAGTAATTGTGGACTATAGATGTATGTACATAACCTAGAAATTTGTCCAAATCTGTAAAATAAAGAAGCTGGGCGGCGCCTCCTGCCATATATATATTCCATCGGAATAGAAGAGCAGGAGTCAAATTAAAAGTTTCGATATTTTCAAAATCAACTAATACAAGGTCCTGTTAATTAGAGACGTGTTGTTCACCGGAAATCTCCTATTTCCTTTTTTTAATTTTCCCTCGGTTGAGTGGACTCTTTTCACCGGCAAGTCAGCCACGGTTCCTCTCGTTCCTTTTTAAAGAAATTTTCTAAATTTTGTCTCTCTAAATTTTTGAATTTCTTTTTCCACTCTTTTTCTTTCCTTACGACAAAGATCTTCTTTCCTTTTATCCCTACTCGTATTTTTTCTTTCTCAAGTCTTTCCTTTTCTGATGGATTCTCAAAAAAGAGTAGCAGGATTTTGTGTTATTGTAGGGAAGTTCGCAACAATCACGCTAGATCTGTTGCCACAGAAGTCTCTGCTCAGCCTCTCCCTCACCGTTGTGAAGCTCCGGAATTCTCAGCAAATGGCAGACATGTTGCATAAGGCTATTCAATCTATGTCGCTGGAAGAGGAAGCTCCACTGGTTCTCCCAGACAGTCCTCGTTTCCGTGTTTTTGACGAGAACACTTACAGTTTGCTTGGTCGTCTGTTGAACCCTGAGTGTCAATCGATGGCTAGAATGATCGAGTACATGCCGACGGCATGGAGGGTTTATGATAGGGTTCGCGGTATCGCTTTGTCTCGTGACCGTTTTCAGTTTGTGTTTCAGCGTGAAGAGGACCTTCAGACTGTGTTGAATGATAGACCATGGTCTTACAATCACTGGGCGATGGTCATCGATCGTTGGACGGCCAATCCTCCTGATGACTTTCTTCAACACATGGAGCTGTGGATCCGTATCCGTCATATTCCAGTGAATCTCTTTACTACCAACACTATGTATGCGCAGGCTAAAGAGGTGAGCAAGGTTAAAGAGATAGCTTATGACCCCAAGGTGTCTCATACCAAAGATTACATCAGAGCCAAAATCCTTTTCAATGTCGATAACCCAGCTAAGGCTTTCAGGAGACTGGAGGTCTCTAAGGATGCTACGGTTACCATTGAATTTGAATATGAAAAGATCCATAAGCGGTGTTTCCATTGTCTCCATCTTACTCATGAGAAACTTCGGTGCCCTTTGTTGCGGAAAGGTGCCCAAAAGGGCAATCCTATGCCACATACTTCACGCATCGTCAATGAAGCTCATGTGGCCACAAAACTCCTCGAAGGTCCTCCGGGTTTTCCTCAGTTATTTCCAGAATTATCTAAGGAGGACAGGAAGATGGCTTTGCTCTACATCTCTCATTCAGACGAGACAGAAAGAAAAGCTCGGATCCTGCGTGTGCAGCAAGGCATCGAATAGAACAGAACAGAGTCCTCTATCCGCTTGACAAAAATAACTAAGGAACTTGACAAAGGGAAGGGGCATGTCTTCTCTTACCAAGATCCTACTCTAGACAAGTTTCATAGTTCGGGGTCTACTTAGATTTCTCATCCGAAGCTTTCCCTACGAGATAAGGAGGAGGATGATACTGAATCTTCGACATCGCATTTCTCTGCCAACTCTGAACCGGTTCTTCCTACGGGTTTTCGGCTTGGACCTTCTTCGGGAGGGCGAGTCTCCGGGATCCAGGGGATGAGCAAGGCGGCAAGGAGACGTCCTTCTTCATGGAAAAGGAAAGCTTTTTCAAAGTCCAGTGTTCCCGCCATTGTTACTCCTCCTGCTCTCATCTCCAAAGATGGCAATGCAAAGCGCAAACCCTCTTCTCTGGCTCTTCCAGAAAACAAATCCCACAAAGTTTCAGACCCTACGGTGGCTTCCGTATTAAAGCCGCTGCTTCCCCAATGAGCATTTTCTCTTGGAACTGTCAAGGTGCTGGTAGCAAGGAGACAGTTCAGCAAATCCGGGCTTTTCGTAGGAAATTTTTCCTGGATTTTATGTTCTTAATGGAGACTAAGCAGAAGTTTGCTTTTATGTTGGGTTTGAAGAAGACTATGGGTTATGATCATTTAATTACAGTAGAGCCGGAGGGATTAAGTGGGGGTTTAGCTTTGTTGTGGAAAGATAGCTATCAAGTGGATGTTATTTCGAGTGATAAAAGAATTATCGATCTGAAAGTCAAGTTGGGTTCGATCTCTTTCTTTTTAACCTGCGTTTACGGTGATCCCGTCCAAGCTAAGCGTCGTGAGGTGTGGGATCGTCTGGTATCGCTGGGGATAAGTAGAGATGAGGCGTGGATACTAGCTGGAGATTTTAATGAATTGTTATCGAATGATGAAAAAAGTGGTGGAGCCATTCGAAGTGATTCAAGTTTCTGGGATTTCAGAAATATGGTTCATGATTGTAAGCTGCGGGAGATAAGGTACACTGGTAATTGTCTCTCATGGGGAGGTAAGCGTGAGGATGTTTGGGTGCAATGTCGATTGGATAGAAGCTTCGGTAATTGTGAATGGTTCTCCTTATTTCCTAAGGTTAACATGGAGTATCTCGAAATGTGGGCCAACGATCACCGACCGATCAGAATTAGTTTCGCTCTGAAAAATGATACCTCGAGGAAGGGTCGTTTCTTCTTTGACAAACGTATGCTGTCCAGAGATGGGTTTTGAAGATATAGTAAGACAGAGTTGGGAAGGGAAGTCAGATGACCGTAGTAGCACAATGGAGCGCATTGGTCGGTGTCGGAGGGAAATTATGAGTTAGAAGAAGAATGATGATCTGAATTCCAGGAACAAGATTGTTCGTCTCAAGGCAACCCTGGAAACAGAAGTTTCGAAAGTCAATCCGTCTTTTGCTAATATGGGGAAGATTAAACAGGAGCTAGCTGAAGCTCTTAGAGATGAGGAACTTTTTTGGAGGCAGAAATGCAGAGAAGAATGGCTACGTGCTGGTGATTGGAACACTAAGTATTTTCATAACTGTGTGAGGGGCAGAAGGATCCAGAACATGATTTTGATGTTGCTAGATGAGGCCGGTCAAGAGCAATTCTCTGAAGGGGAGAAAGGAAACATTGCAGTGGAGTTTTTTAGAGAACTCTTTATGAGCTCTAACCCAGCTGATCTCGAATCTTTGTTCTTGGGATTTCAAAGAAGAGTTACTAACTCTATGAACTAGCATCTCACAAGGCAGATCACTTCAGAGGAAATAAGGCTTGCGGCTTTCAGCGTCAAAGGAAGCAGCGCCCCTGGAGAAGATGGGCTAACAGGGCTATTTTATCAGCGCTTCTGGCACATTGTCGGTCCAGATCTTACTTCAGAGATTCAGGGTTTCTTCCGTTCTGCAGTGATGCCTTCTGGATGGAATCATACACAAATCAGTTTGCTGCCAAAAATCTTAAATCCTTCTAGGATGCAAGATATGTGGCCAATAAGCTTATGCTCGGTCCAGTACAAAATTATCTCAAAAATTCTCTGCAACAGATTGAAATCGATTCTGCCTGAGATAATTTCGGAAACCCAGGCTGCTTTTGTATCTGGTCGGCAGATCTCCGACAATATTATCATTGCCCACGAGATGGTCCACGGACTCCGTACAGTGGAGAAAGTCGCTGAAGGCTCGATAGCTATAAAGACGGATATGTCGAAAGCGTATGATAGAGTCGAGTGGAATTTTGTTGAGACTTTGTTAGAGCAAATGGGGTTCGATCATATATGGATTCGCTGGGTAATGGCTTGTGTTAGCTCAGTCTCTTTCTCGGTTTTACTGAACAGGGAATCACATGGCTACATCAAACCGGAAAGAGGTCTTCGCCAAGGAGACCCGTTATCTCCTTTTCTGTTTATTCTTTGCGCAGAAGCTTTGGTGAGCTATCTCAATTCCTCAGAAGGAGCTGGTCGTATTCATGGTGTTCGTCTTACTGAGTCTTGTCCTTCGATACATCACCTTCTGTTTGCGGATGACAGTCTACTGCTTTGTAAAGCGAATTCAGGGGAAGCTGCGGAGATTTTGGCGTGTCTTGAGCTCTATGGTGATGCGTCGGGTCAAGTAGTCAATCATCTTAAATCCTCAGTTCTCTTTGGCACCAAGGTACCTGATGTGACTAAAGCTGAGGTGAAAGGAATTCTTGGGATTGATCAGGAAGGTGGAGAAGGGTCCTATCTAGGTTTTCCAGAGTGTTTCAGTGGTTCTAAGATCAGACTCTTAAGTTTCATTCGGGAGAAGCTGCAAGGTCGTCTTCGAGGTTGGTTTTCTAAGGCCCTCTCGCAAGGTGGAAAGGAGATTTTGTTGAAATCAGTGTGCTTAGCCCTTCCAGTGTACGCGATGTCCTGTTTCAAGCTTCCTAAGGATGTTTGTACGAAGCTTACCAGTGTAATGATTGAGTTTTGGTGGAGTAGCGGAAATAACAGAAAAAAGATTCCTTGGGTGGCGTGGCAGAAGCTATGTAAAGAGAAAGAACTGGGAGGGTTGGGTTTCAAAGATATTGAGAAGTTTAATCAGTCCTTACTAGCCAAACAGGCATGGAGAGTGTGGTCGGAGCCTAACTCGTTATTGTCTCGGTTGCTCAGGCAACGCTACTTTAGTCGTTCATCCTTCCTTGACTGTGGCGTGGGCGTGAGACCTTCTTTTGCTTGGCGTAGTATGCTTCATGGGAGAGATCTGATGAAACAAGGTTTGCTTCAAGAGATTGGCAATGGTGAAGAATCCAGAGTTTGGCTGGACAATTGGTTACTTCCTTCAGTTCCTCGTCCTCCCCGTTATCATCAGAATGCCATTATTGATCTTACCTTGCGAGTATCGGATTTGATTGATGGTCAGACAGGGACTTGGGATCATAACCTAGTATGTCAACTTATTGATGAAGAAGACGTTAACTTGGTGTTAAATACGAAGATCAATCTCTCTCGTGCTGATAAGCTAATATGGGGTCTTTCTAAGAACGGTAAATATGATGTTAAGAGCGGGTATAAGCTTATTGATTCTCTGCTTGAACTTGATAACCAGCAAATCAATGCTCAGCCCCCTTTGGAGAGACAACTATGGTGTAACCTCTGGAAAACAAAAGCTCCTCCCAAGTTAAAGCATTTCTTATGGAGAGTGAATTCGGGGGCTCTAGCAGTTAAGGCTCGTCTCAAACACGTGGTATCCAAGTGAATCCAGTCTGCTCTGTGTGTGGCCAAGGTTCAGAAACGATATGTCATGTTCTCTTCCACTATAAAACTGCGAAAGAAGTATGAGACAAGTCAAGGTTTCCTCTGCCTCCTGCTGGCTGGTCTCAGAACTCTGTCTTCCTCAACCTGCATTATCTTATTAGGTGCAGCAAAAACACGGCAATTGGACCTTGTCTGCGCCTTTCCTTTCCATGGATCCTTTGGCACCTGTGGAAAGCAAGGAATGGCTTTTGCTATGAACGTGTGACCCCAGACCCTGCAATCATTCTCCGTAGAGCTATGGAGGATACGGCGGTGTGGCTTAATCTGCATGATAATCTCCCTACAGAAGAGTATTCGGCAATGTTCATGGGTTCTGTTCCAGAGAAATGGCAGAAGCCGCCAGCCTCTTTCTTGAAATGTAACGTGGGCTCCTCACTGGATGGAGGTTCTACAATAGCGGGAGCTGCTTGGGTGGTGCGAGATGCAAGAGGAGTTGTTTTACTTCACAGTAGAAGAGCCTTTGCTAATGTAAGCTCGCTGCATCAAGCCAACGTTCTGGCTCTACATTGGGCAGCTGAAGCCATGAGTGATCTGAAACTTAAGAAAGTGGTTTTTGAATTCTCAGCTCTTGAGGTTAAAAAGGCAATGGACCATCCACTTCTCTGTTTTGGACATTTCCAGCCTGTCTCTCATGCCCTATCGGCGATCTATTCCATCAGAGATGCCCAGATCAGATATGTCACAAGCTCGTGTAACCTCATTGCCAATTTAATTGCAGTAAGTGTGACAAGAGATCAAAGGTATCAATCGTACGTCACTAGGAATGGTCCTGCATGGTTAGCTACCCAGATTGGCCAGGAAGCATCAGCATGAACTAAATTCATTATTGCCATGACCATACTGAAAACAATGAAATTAAGGTTTTGAATTTAATACTTGTCTTGTGTATATGATTACGACGTGACGTATTTCAAACGATACTGAGGAAATATTCTTGCGTGTCTGTCTTTGTGATTAGTGTATTGGAAGTTTGGAACGCAAGACCAAACGAAATAATGGCAGTAAAAAGAACAGTAACACTTCAAAATAGAAATTGAAAAATGAAAAAGTAAAAGTGAGAAGTGGTGGTTGTCTGGTATTAAGGGTACTCACTTCTCTCTTTTTCAACACAACCCGACACACATGTCTTCTCTTATTTTTCATACACACATTTCTATTATATTAATTCCCTAAATTAAAATTAAATAAAAAAGCACACCCACCCATAAACTAAAGCTTTTTCTCTTTCTTTCTCTTCCCACTGCAAATTGTTATATAGAAGTTTCACAAATCTTTGACTCTTCACGTTATCGATCTATCTAGAGAGAGAGAGAAAGAGTGAGGAAGAAAGTAGTTGAACTGTAGCAGAGTCTAAAGTTTGAATTGTTTAGTTCGCATTGTGAAGCATGCTTCATCAGTTTTTCCGAAGGAAGTTACTCATCCATTGTCTATAGAGAGAAAGAGAATAAGATCGAGAAAGAAAAAGAAAAAGAGGAATTCAGAACTTTTAGAGAGAGAAAAATTTGTAGGGTTTTTAAGAATTCACAGCAAGGACAAGAAACTGCTATATCCTTCTTTTCTTCCAGAATCGGCTTGATCAGAAACAATCTACGGTATATCTTCCTCTCTCTTTTTTCTTCTTTAACTATAGAAAAAGTTGAATATTTGTTAGGTTCCAGTGGAATATGCAGAAGAAAGTTACAAGTTGTGTGCTATCGTTGGACTTATTTAGGATCTATTATTGCTTGAGTCTTGAGGCCATGCTTATAATAAGAGACATGATCATAACAAAAAAAAAAGAGCGAGCCATGATCAAAATAAGCACCTAATATCCATCATTTTCAGTTTTGGTAGGATAAACAAAAGCTTTCTTTGATCTTTAATGGTTTTCAAAGAATCATTTAAGTGTCTAGTTATTTATTAATCACATCTCTAATATGATACTCCATCTGTTTCATAAAAATCATGTTTTAGAAAGAAAAAAAATGTTTCAAAGAATTCTCTTTTTTTTTTACATTTTCAATGCATTTTTATTAAGTAATAATTATAATTGTAAAAAATTTAAAAATTAGTTGTGATTATTGAATTTCTATAGGCTAAAAAGTGTGAGAACTAGTTAATCACAAAAAGTATATTTATAATCAAAATTTAATATGTTTTCGTAAATATGTGAAAATTCTAAACATAGATCATTTTGAAACAGAGAAATATTAGTGATATTAGTACGAAACCTTTTGAGAATATCAAAAAAATCTTCTATATACCAAAAAAACTCCTTACTTTGAAGAGTACATAATCTTTTGGAATGTGCTAACTTTTTTTTTAAGTTCTCGATTCTGCTACTTAATTTTGTTA
The DNA window shown above is from Brassica oleracea var. oleracea cultivar TO1000 chromosome C3, BOL, whole genome shotgun sequence and carries:
- the LOC106331120 gene encoding uncharacterized protein LOC106331120; protein product: MDSQKRVAGFCVIVGKFATITLDLLPQKSLLSLSLTVVKLRNSQQMADMLHKAIQSMSLEEEAPLVLPDSPRFRVFDENTYSLLGRLLNPECQSMARMIEYMPTAWRVYDRVRGIALSRDRFQFVFQREEDLQTVLNDRPWSYNHWAMVIDRWTANPPDDFLQHMELWIRIRHIPVNLFTTNTMYAQAKEVSKVKEIAYDPKVSHTKDYIRAKILFNVDNPAKAFRRLEVSKDATVTIEFEYEKIHKRCFHCLHLTHEKLRCPLLRKGAQKGNPMPHTSRIVNEAHVATKLLEGPPGFPQLFPELSKEDRKMALLYISHSDETERKARILRVQQGIE